Proteins found in one Quercus robur chromosome 2, dhQueRobu3.1, whole genome shotgun sequence genomic segment:
- the LOC126714597 gene encoding 30S ribosomal protein S21, chloroplastic isoform X2, translating into MATSSSSLFNFLSFLLPSKPPKTPPPQLTPFQTHKPRDGLVSLVAQEDPHTSSSLPSSLSSVICPSLAYSNTLYFSSAYNVQVIVDDNEPEERLLGRFRREVMRAGVIQECKRRRFFENKQDEKKRRTRDAAKRNKRRRPFSRTPPPNSQEVSKNKKEDDEEDNWDLPAGDIPY; encoded by the exons atgGCTACCTCATCCTCTTCTCTCTTCAACTTCCTCTCCTTTCTCTTACCCTCAAAACCACCCAAAACCCCACCACCCCAGCTCACTCCTTTTCAGACCCACAAACCCAGAGATGGGTTGGTTTCACTTGTAGCCCAGGAGGACCCACACACTTCATCTTCTTTACCTTCTTCATTGTCCTCTGTGATATGTCCCTCTCTGGCCTATTCCAACACTCTCTACTTCAGCTCAGCATACAATGTGCAAGTGATAGTAGATGACAATGAGCCCGAGGAGAGGCTTCTGGGTCGGTTCAGAAGAGAGGTGATGAGGGCTGGTGTTATTCAAGAGTGTAAGCGCAGAAGGTTCTTCGAGAACAAACAGGACGAGAAGAAGCGCAGGACACGTGACGCTGCTAAGCGAAATAAAAGAAg GCGCCCTTTTTCAAGAACTCCACCACCGAACAGCCAGGAAGTCTCAAAAAACAAGAaggaagatgatgaagaagataatTGGGATCTACCTGCTGGAGACATTCCCTATTAA
- the LOC126714597 gene encoding 30S ribosomal protein S21, chloroplastic isoform X1 — protein MATSSSSLFNFLSFLLPSKPPKTPPPQLTPFQTHKPRDGLVSLVAQEDPHTSSSLPSSLSSVICPSLAYSNTLYFSSAYNVQVIVDDNEPEERLLGRFRREVMRAGVIQECKRRRFFENKQDEKKRRTRDAAKRNKRSRRPFSRTPPPNSQEVSKNKKEDDEEDNWDLPAGDIPY, from the exons atgGCTACCTCATCCTCTTCTCTCTTCAACTTCCTCTCCTTTCTCTTACCCTCAAAACCACCCAAAACCCCACCACCCCAGCTCACTCCTTTTCAGACCCACAAACCCAGAGATGGGTTGGTTTCACTTGTAGCCCAGGAGGACCCACACACTTCATCTTCTTTACCTTCTTCATTGTCCTCTGTGATATGTCCCTCTCTGGCCTATTCCAACACTCTCTACTTCAGCTCAGCATACAATGTGCAAGTGATAGTAGATGACAATGAGCCCGAGGAGAGGCTTCTGGGTCGGTTCAGAAGAGAGGTGATGAGGGCTGGTGTTATTCAAGAGTGTAAGCGCAGAAGGTTCTTCGAGAACAAACAGGACGAGAAGAAGCGCAGGACACGTGACGCTGCTAAGCGAAATAAAAGAAg CAGGCGCCCTTTTTCAAGAACTCCACCACCGAACAGCCAGGAAGTCTCAAAAAACAAGAaggaagatgatgaagaagataatTGGGATCTACCTGCTGGAGACATTCCCTATTAA